A DNA window from Agrobacterium tumefaciens contains the following coding sequences:
- a CDS encoding ABC transporter permease, producing MLIYLAKRLGFAVVTLLSVLTLIFLMVRILPGDPVLMILGDQASAESVAALRQRLGLDQSIGLQYVHFLANAVTGDLGNSMVSGRPVTEEVLNVLPYTLELTFASLVVGLALGVPTGVWAAVKRSKLPDYILRLISLIGLSLPGFVSAIVLLIVFAINLRWFPVISAGGDEGIVNRLWQMTLPVVSLALIMMAYITRVTRSAMLEVLNQDFVRTARAKGARPAVVIWRHALGNCLIPISTVVGLYLGILIGNSVLTEIVFSRPGLGKLILTALSQRDYTLLQGMVVVYTLIVVIVNLATDLTYGLFDPRVQYK from the coding sequence ATGTTAATCTACCTGGCGAAGCGGCTAGGGTTTGCTGTTGTGACCCTCCTGAGCGTTCTCACGCTCATCTTCCTAATGGTCCGGATACTTCCTGGTGACCCCGTGCTCATGATCCTGGGTGATCAGGCTAGTGCGGAGAGCGTCGCGGCTTTGCGGCAGCGTCTCGGTCTCGATCAATCGATCGGCCTTCAGTATGTTCACTTTCTAGCGAATGCCGTGACAGGTGACCTCGGCAATTCGATGGTATCGGGTCGGCCAGTCACGGAGGAGGTCTTGAACGTCCTCCCTTACACGCTGGAACTGACCTTCGCCTCCCTGGTGGTGGGCCTGGCGCTCGGAGTTCCGACGGGAGTATGGGCGGCGGTGAAGCGCAGCAAGCTGCCGGACTACATTCTCCGGCTGATCTCGCTTATCGGGCTGTCGCTTCCGGGCTTCGTCTCCGCGATCGTCCTGCTGATCGTGTTCGCCATCAATCTCCGCTGGTTTCCCGTGATCAGCGCTGGTGGTGATGAAGGTATCGTCAACCGCCTCTGGCAGATGACGCTGCCGGTCGTCTCGCTCGCGCTGATCATGATGGCCTACATCACGAGAGTGACGCGTTCCGCGATGCTCGAGGTGCTCAACCAGGATTTCGTTCGCACTGCACGAGCGAAAGGGGCGAGACCTGCTGTCGTCATCTGGAGACATGCTCTCGGAAACTGCCTGATTCCAATCAGCACTGTCGTCGGCCTCTACCTCGGCATCCTGATCGGTAACTCGGTTCTCACCGAAATCGTCTTCTCGCGGCCCGGTCTTGGCAAACTGATCCTGACCGCGCTGAGCCAGCGGGACTACACGCTGCTTCAAGGCATGGTGGTCGTCTACACGCTAATCGTCGTGATCGTGAACCTCGCGACAGATCTCACTTACGGTCTCTTTGATCCAAGGGTGCAGTACAAATGA
- a CDS encoding ABC transporter permease: MNPSMWIGTAIIVALVAAAILAPQISFYPPAKQNLFDQLSPPGADYLLGADQFGRDIWTRLVYGARYSLLIGSLAVLAAMVIGTFIGMIAGFRGGRIDIILMQVMDVILAFPSLILGIALVALMGATMTNIIAAIAFTSVPAFARVARAAVLTQRDREYVQACSAMGFSGPRILFRHILPAILPEVMVLASLWMANAVRTEASLAFVGLGIAPPAPTWGGMVRDGFQVILSSPYLALFPSLAILLLVLAFNLIGDGLRDLIDPRMKDSH, encoded by the coding sequence ATGAACCCATCCATGTGGATCGGCACGGCCATAATCGTGGCGCTCGTTGCCGCCGCCATCCTGGCGCCGCAGATATCTTTCTATCCGCCTGCCAAGCAAAACCTGTTCGATCAACTCTCTCCGCCAGGGGCTGACTACCTCCTCGGCGCGGATCAGTTCGGCCGCGATATCTGGACCCGGCTGGTCTATGGTGCGCGCTACTCGCTGCTGATCGGCTCTCTCGCCGTTCTTGCCGCAATGGTGATCGGCACCTTCATCGGAATGATCGCCGGATTCAGGGGAGGGAGGATCGACATCATCCTCATGCAGGTGATGGATGTCATCCTGGCCTTCCCGTCGCTGATCCTCGGTATAGCTCTAGTTGCCCTCATGGGCGCCACGATGACGAACATCATTGCCGCCATCGCGTTCACGTCCGTCCCCGCATTCGCCCGCGTTGCGAGAGCCGCCGTCCTGACACAGCGCGACAGGGAGTACGTGCAGGCGTGCAGCGCCATGGGTTTCTCCGGACCGCGAATTCTGTTCCGTCACATACTCCCGGCCATTCTCCCGGAGGTGATGGTGCTGGCCTCGCTTTGGATGGCGAACGCAGTGAGGACGGAGGCATCACTGGCTTTCGTCGGGCTCGGTATTGCGCCGCCTGCGCCGACCTGGGGCGGCATGGTGCGGGACGGCTTCCAGGTCATCCTGAGTTCTCCATACCTTGCCCTGTTTCCGAGCCTGGCGATCCTGCTGCTCGTTCTGGCATTCAATCTGATCGGTGACGGTCTGCGCGACCTTATCGATCCCCGAATGAAGGATTCTCACTGA
- a CDS encoding RidA family protein, which yields MVEVIKVKSGSLYETKESYSRIVAVDNWIYVSNTAGRNYKTREMSTDPVEQATQCFNNIERALASVGASLKDVINSTIYIPNVADAPTVMAYVGERFRGIDPARTVLCTPLGNDEFKVEIEVQAYKGAGAVEAKLIDISQ from the coding sequence ATGGTCGAGGTCATCAAGGTTAAGTCTGGCAGCCTTTACGAAACGAAGGAGAGCTATTCGCGTATCGTGGCCGTAGATAACTGGATCTACGTCTCCAACACCGCAGGCCGCAATTACAAGACGCGCGAGATGTCCACCGACCCGGTGGAACAGGCAACTCAGTGCTTCAACAACATCGAGCGGGCCCTTGCCTCTGTCGGCGCATCCCTAAAGGATGTCATCAATTCAACGATCTACATCCCGAACGTTGCAGACGCTCCGACTGTGATGGCCTACGTCGGCGAGCGTTTCAGGGGCATCGACCCGGCCCGCACGGTCCTGTGCACGCCGCTCGGGAACGACGAGTTCAAGGTCGAGATCGAAGTGCAGGCTTACAAGGGAGCTGGCGCTGTCGAAGCGAAGCTGATCGACATCAGCCAGTGA
- a CDS encoding DeoR/GlpR family DNA-binding transcription regulator: protein MNDKNVAQDDDFLPAERRSKILDWFSTNSVASTQDLARRLNASISTIRRDLDSLAADGLLKRTHGGAVRVRQNTTYEQRMEEARNTSVEEKRAIAKAAASILQPGQSVLIDSKSTSHLLAHAIAELAIPLTVITNDVQVAAILANRDPISVVVPGGTCRHGAYVLLGETSTKFVRELNCDHYFLCTHAVDPSGPTDTWLDLVQLQRAMVGAAIETTLIIDSSKFGSRKIYSVVPMKQIKRIITDEGLPQDDRDRYSALVDELVIAPFLEESPSEQEV from the coding sequence TTGAACGATAAGAATGTTGCTCAGGACGACGATTTTCTTCCCGCGGAACGGCGCTCGAAGATTCTGGATTGGTTTTCGACCAATTCGGTTGCTTCCACGCAGGATCTCGCCCGGCGTCTGAATGCGTCAATTTCTACCATCCGACGCGATCTGGATTCGCTGGCGGCGGACGGACTGCTCAAACGAACCCACGGGGGCGCTGTCCGCGTTCGGCAGAACACGACCTACGAGCAGCGGATGGAGGAAGCGCGCAACACCTCGGTTGAGGAAAAGCGCGCGATCGCGAAAGCGGCCGCCAGCATTCTGCAGCCGGGACAGAGCGTTCTCATCGACTCGAAGTCGACCTCGCATCTTCTCGCCCATGCGATTGCTGAGCTCGCAATTCCGCTCACTGTCATCACCAACGATGTCCAGGTTGCCGCGATCCTCGCTAACCGGGACCCGATCTCAGTGGTTGTTCCAGGTGGGACATGCAGGCACGGCGCTTACGTCCTTCTTGGTGAAACCAGCACCAAGTTCGTACGCGAATTGAATTGCGATCACTATTTTCTCTGTACGCATGCTGTGGATCCTAGCGGACCGACGGACACATGGCTGGATCTCGTCCAGCTTCAAAGAGCCATGGTGGGAGCCGCGATAGAGACGACGCTGATCATCGACAGCAGCAAGTTCGGCAGTCGCAAGATCTACAGCGTGGTTCCAATGAAGCAGATCAAGCGTATCATCACGGATGAAGGGCTACCGCAGGATGATCGCGACAGATATTCTGCACTCGTAGACGAACTGGTGATCGCGCCATTCCTTGAGGAGTCTCCTTCAGAACAGGAAGTGTAG